A stretch of Brassica napus cultivar Da-Ae chromosome C6, Da-Ae, whole genome shotgun sequence DNA encodes these proteins:
- the LOC106446519 gene encoding uncharacterized protein At4g04775-like isoform X2, translating into MGQDYSYTQPSSEEFDINSLLEAEAALYGDEAQSSYIIAEADQYPPEPEAVEGIPRTCYCGSEVVVETSYTRKYPGRRYFSCNNVDDGDSHIWKWWDVAIQEELHETQTQLRMVKDQFFESDQKVAKLDKIVGVLTKKTSVINYGLAKGVSVLVLVILVIVMGWKSFGGFKHQCQNSRRGWKV; encoded by the exons ATGGGACAAGACTATAGCTACACGCAGCCTTCATCAGAGGAGTTCGACATCAACTCTTTACTTGAAGCAGAAGCTGCTCTCTACGGGGATGAAGCTCAGAGTAGCTACATAATTGCAGAGGCGGATCAGTACCCACCAGAACCTGAGGCTGTTGAAGGAATACCGAGGACATGCTATTGCGGTAGTGAGGTTGTTGTTGAAACCTCGTACACTCGTAAATATCCAGGAAGGAGGTACTTCTCCTGCAACAACGTTGACGATGGAGACTCCCACATCTGGAAATGGTGGGATGTGGCGATTCAAGAAGAGCTTCATGAAACGCAGACACAACTTAGGATGGTCAAGGATCAATTCTTTGAGAGTGACCAGAAGGTGGCTAAGCTTGACAAGATCGTGGGTGTGTTAACTAAGAAGACATCAGTGATTAACTATGGTTTGGCAAAGGGAGTTAGTGTACTGGTGTTGGTGATACTGGTCATCGTTATGGGCTG GAAGAGCTTCGGAGGTTTTAAACATCAGTGTCAGAACTCGAGAAGGGGTTGGAAG gtgtag
- the LOC106446519 gene encoding uncharacterized protein At4g04775-like isoform X1: MGQDYSYTQPSSEEFDINSLLEAEAALYGDEAQSSYIIAEADQYPPEPEAVEGIPRTCYCGSEVVVETSYTRKYPGRRYFSCNNVDDGDSHIWKWWDVAIQEELHETQTQLRMVKDQFFESDQKVAKLDKIVGVLTKKTSVINYGLAKGVSVLVLVILVIVMGWKSFGGFKHQCQNSRRGWKDEPGQCLLSHLTTVFWLRSLLLF, translated from the exons ATGGGACAAGACTATAGCTACACGCAGCCTTCATCAGAGGAGTTCGACATCAACTCTTTACTTGAAGCAGAAGCTGCTCTCTACGGGGATGAAGCTCAGAGTAGCTACATAATTGCAGAGGCGGATCAGTACCCACCAGAACCTGAGGCTGTTGAAGGAATACCGAGGACATGCTATTGCGGTAGTGAGGTTGTTGTTGAAACCTCGTACACTCGTAAATATCCAGGAAGGAGGTACTTCTCCTGCAACAACGTTGACGATGGAGACTCCCACATCTGGAAATGGTGGGATGTGGCGATTCAAGAAGAGCTTCATGAAACGCAGACACAACTTAGGATGGTCAAGGATCAATTCTTTGAGAGTGACCAGAAGGTGGCTAAGCTTGACAAGATCGTGGGTGTGTTAACTAAGAAGACATCAGTGATTAACTATGGTTTGGCAAAGGGAGTTAGTGTACTGGTGTTGGTGATACTGGTCATCGTTATGGGCTG GAAGAGCTTCGGAGGTTTTAAACATCAGTGTCAGAACTCGAGAAGGGGTTGGAAG GACGAACCGGGGCaatgtcttctttctcatttgACTACTGTTTTTTGGCTGAGGTCACTGCTTCTATTCTAA